From a region of the Cygnus atratus isolate AKBS03 ecotype Queensland, Australia chromosome 3, CAtr_DNAZoo_HiC_assembly, whole genome shotgun sequence genome:
- the SPRED2 gene encoding sprouty-related, EVH1 domain-containing protein 2 isoform X1 — translation MSRDGEKMTEDAYPDDDSYIVRVKAVVMTRDDSSGGWLPQEGGGLSRVGVCKVTYPEGNGRSGFLIHGERQKDKLVVLECFVKKDLVYTKANPTFHHWKVDNRKFGLTFQSPADARAFDRGVRKAIEDLIEGSTTSSSTLHNEAEVGDDDVFTNATDSSSNSSQKREQPVRTLASPASSEHRRICTRGHLHDHYSSDHYHLEQSAPRSYRHVNFPDDDEEIVRINPREKIWMTGYEDYRHAPARGKNFDPDDMDSYVRFAKSEASKHEYTYPYVDNSDFDLGEDIKGAVIKTQPVKFKPRRKEDGERSRCVYCRDMFNHEENKRGQCQDAPDRVKTCIRRVSCMWCADTMLYHCMSDPEGDYTDPCSCDTSDEMFCLRWMALIALSFIAPCMCCYLPLRACHHCGVMCRCCGGKHKAAG, via the exons TGACAGCTATATTGTGCGAGTCAAAGCTGTGGTTATGACCCGAGATGACTCCAGTGGGGGATGGTTGCCACAAGAAGGAGGCGGTCTCAGTAGAGTTGGCGTCTGCAAGGTCACATACCCGGAGGGCAATGGAAGAAGTGGATTTCTAATCCATGGTGAAAGGCAGAAAGACAAACTG GTGGTGCTGGAGTGCTTCGTGAAGAAGGACCTGGTGTACACCAAGGCGAACCCAACCTTCCACCACTGGAAAGTCGACAACAGGAAGTTTGGGCTCACTTTTCAAAGCCCCGCTGACGCTCGGGCCTTCGACAGAGGCGTGAGGAAAGCCATCGAGGACCTCATTGAAG gGTCTACTACTTCCTCGTCAACGCTTCACAACGAGGCTGAGGTCGGTGATGATGATGTCTTCACA aatgcTACAGATAGCTCCTCCAACTCCTCTCAGAAAAGGGAACAGCCTGTGCGAACTCTGGCTTCTCCGGCATCCAGCGAACATCGAAGAATTTGCACTCGTGGACACCTTCACGACCATTATAGTTCTGACCACTACCATCTAGAACAA TCAGCACCACGATCATACCGGCACGTCAATTTTCCGGATGACGATGAGGAGATAGTACGCATCAATCCTCGGGAAAAGATTTGGATGACTGGATATGAGGACTATCGCCATGCCCCAGCGCGAGGAAAGAACTTTGATCCTGATGACATGGACTCCTACGTACGTTTTGCCAAAAGTGAGGCCTCAAAACACGAATACACTTATCCTTACGTAGACAACTCAGACTTTGACCTGGGTGAAGATATCAAGGGTGCTGTGATAAAGACTCAACCCGTCAAATTCAAGCCCAGACGGAAGGAGGATGGTGAGAGGTCGCGGTGCGTGTACTGCAGGGACATGTTCAATCATGAGGAGAACAAACGGGGTCAATGCCAGGATGCTCCAGACCGCGTCAAGACTTGCATCCGTCGAGTGAGCTGTATGTGGTGCGCAGACACTATGCTCTATCACTGTATGTCCGATCCGGAAGGAGACTATACAGATCCTTGCTCGTGTGACACCAGTGATGAAATGTTTTGCCTCCGGTGGATGGCCCTTATCGCCTTGTCTTTCATTGCTCCATGTATGTGCTGTTACTTGCCGCTTCGGGCTTGTCACCACTGTGGGGTCATGTGCAGGTGCTGTGGTGGAAAACACAAAGCTGCTGGATGA
- the SPRED2 gene encoding sprouty-related, EVH1 domain-containing protein 2 isoform X2 codes for MASPGSDSYIVRVKAVVMTRDDSSGGWLPQEGGGLSRVGVCKVTYPEGNGRSGFLIHGERQKDKLVVLECFVKKDLVYTKANPTFHHWKVDNRKFGLTFQSPADARAFDRGVRKAIEDLIEGSTTSSSTLHNEAEVGDDDVFTNATDSSSNSSQKREQPVRTLASPASSEHRRICTRGHLHDHYSSDHYHLEQSAPRSYRHVNFPDDDEEIVRINPREKIWMTGYEDYRHAPARGKNFDPDDMDSYVRFAKSEASKHEYTYPYVDNSDFDLGEDIKGAVIKTQPVKFKPRRKEDGERSRCVYCRDMFNHEENKRGQCQDAPDRVKTCIRRVSCMWCADTMLYHCMSDPEGDYTDPCSCDTSDEMFCLRWMALIALSFIAPCMCCYLPLRACHHCGVMCRCCGGKHKAAG; via the exons TGACAGCTATATTGTGCGAGTCAAAGCTGTGGTTATGACCCGAGATGACTCCAGTGGGGGATGGTTGCCACAAGAAGGAGGCGGTCTCAGTAGAGTTGGCGTCTGCAAGGTCACATACCCGGAGGGCAATGGAAGAAGTGGATTTCTAATCCATGGTGAAAGGCAGAAAGACAAACTG GTGGTGCTGGAGTGCTTCGTGAAGAAGGACCTGGTGTACACCAAGGCGAACCCAACCTTCCACCACTGGAAAGTCGACAACAGGAAGTTTGGGCTCACTTTTCAAAGCCCCGCTGACGCTCGGGCCTTCGACAGAGGCGTGAGGAAAGCCATCGAGGACCTCATTGAAG gGTCTACTACTTCCTCGTCAACGCTTCACAACGAGGCTGAGGTCGGTGATGATGATGTCTTCACA aatgcTACAGATAGCTCCTCCAACTCCTCTCAGAAAAGGGAACAGCCTGTGCGAACTCTGGCTTCTCCGGCATCCAGCGAACATCGAAGAATTTGCACTCGTGGACACCTTCACGACCATTATAGTTCTGACCACTACCATCTAGAACAA TCAGCACCACGATCATACCGGCACGTCAATTTTCCGGATGACGATGAGGAGATAGTACGCATCAATCCTCGGGAAAAGATTTGGATGACTGGATATGAGGACTATCGCCATGCCCCAGCGCGAGGAAAGAACTTTGATCCTGATGACATGGACTCCTACGTACGTTTTGCCAAAAGTGAGGCCTCAAAACACGAATACACTTATCCTTACGTAGACAACTCAGACTTTGACCTGGGTGAAGATATCAAGGGTGCTGTGATAAAGACTCAACCCGTCAAATTCAAGCCCAGACGGAAGGAGGATGGTGAGAGGTCGCGGTGCGTGTACTGCAGGGACATGTTCAATCATGAGGAGAACAAACGGGGTCAATGCCAGGATGCTCCAGACCGCGTCAAGACTTGCATCCGTCGAGTGAGCTGTATGTGGTGCGCAGACACTATGCTCTATCACTGTATGTCCGATCCGGAAGGAGACTATACAGATCCTTGCTCGTGTGACACCAGTGATGAAATGTTTTGCCTCCGGTGGATGGCCCTTATCGCCTTGTCTTTCATTGCTCCATGTATGTGCTGTTACTTGCCGCTTCGGGCTTGTCACCACTGTGGGGTCATGTGCAGGTGCTGTGGTGGAAAACACAAAGCTGCTGGATGA